The Colletotrichum destructivum chromosome 8, complete sequence genome includes the window GCCACGACTACAACACTGTTCTTTCGGTCACCACTGCAGGGTAAGAGCATTCAAATGCAGATTGACAATGGCAACGCCTGGTATCTAAACAAGTCGGTGTGAAGCATGGCCATTGGTCAGATTCCTCATGGACTGATCATCCAGAAAATACCTCCGCGCATCTGGCTGCCTTCAATGGTGGTTGTTTGGGCCTGTCTCACGGTGAGTTTCTTGCAGAGTCTGCGATTGGCTTGAGTTATATGCGACGTAGTGTCTGGTGTGTTGACAATTGGGAACAGATGGTCAGCGCTGCTGTCAAAACCGTCACCCAGCTATGCGTCGTACGCTTCTTTCTCGGACTCACCGAAGCCAGCACATATGCCGGGACGATCTACATCATTGGCTCCTGGTATAAGCCAAGAGAGATTGCAAAGAGAACGGCAATCTTCACCGCGTCGGGCCAAGTAGGCACCATGTTTGCCGGCgtcatgatggcggcgatctACAAGGGCATGGGTGGACTCGGGGGCCTCGGTGGTTGGCAATGGGTGTTCCTCGTCGGTCGGTCTCACCGGAGTCCCTTCACCATCATCCCGTTTCCTCTGAGGGCTTGTTTTACTAACACAAACATGTCGTTAGACGGAATCATCACGTTGCCGATTGCGTTTTTTGGCTTCTTCTACTTCCCAGACATCCCTGAAAGCACAAAAGCCTCTTACTTGAGCGAATcagagaagaagctggcagTCAGCCGCCTCCCACCCATCAAGGAAGGGGGGCACAGCATCAGCCCGCTCTCGTTGATGAAGCGGCTGCTGTTGTCTCGTACATTGTAAGTTTGCGCTTCACGTTGTTCGAAGAAGGATACGCCGCTGACACTGCCTAAGCTGGATCCTCCTGTTCTGGTCTCCGGTTTGCGCCACTCTGGAAGCCTGGGCCGTCCAGAACAATTTTCTCATCTGGCTGAAGTATCAGTCGAGCCACTTCACGCAGAGCCAGATCAACACGTACCCTCTCGGAGTTCAGGCCGTTGGCATCGTGTCAAACATGCTTGCAGCATGGCATATGGATGCCACGGGAACCCGCATCCCAATGGCAATACTCGCCGTCGTTTTGCAGCTCGTGTGtgccatcgtcctcatcatccCCGACATTCCTTTCGCCGGCACATTTTTTGCCTTCTATCTCTCTGGAACTGCCTACATGGTCAATCCCCTCATCTTTGGCTGGGCGAGTATTATCTTGCAGAGGActggcgacgacgcagtGCGAAGCGTCACTGTGTATTGCATGAACATCGGCTCTATGACCCTCTACACCTTCTGGGGAATCGTCTTCTACTCGGCCGACGAAGCCCCGTACTGGAGGAAGGGATGCATAGTCATGATTGTCTGCTGCTTCGTCATGCTCGGATACATGTGGACAGTATGGAAGGTAAGGCTCGAAGCGGTCACTTCGCGAAACCGAGCAACAAACAGCTGACTTTTCTCGTAGCTTGACAAGCAAACGCTTAGAGAGTTTGTTCAACCTTCGATGCAAGATGCGGAGGCCAGGGCTGCGATATCCGAGAAAGAAGCGGGCATCGAGATGACAGGCAGTGGCGATGGGCGAAAGAACGTGGCCTCGGAGAAAGTTGATGCAATCTAGGAAAAAGATGCTCGTGCTCGCGAGTCACCAGCAGCATCTTTGGACAGTGAAGGCTGCATGCGTCTGACTGTGGGCGTGTGCTCATACAACGGTTATGTTGATTATTTAACAAGACTGAGCGCAATTCTGATGGTTGTATATACTGCTTGCGCGTGTCTCCTCCACTTTCGCGCGTCTCTTCCATTTTCTGCCTTGGTCGGAGGACAGGGTGAGGCACATGCAATAATTCTTGCAACCAGAACCAATTCCATTTGTGAGAATGGTAGATAAGGCTGCGCGACAGGGCGGAAGTCACACCAATTAGCCGCATCATCTCAAGCACGCAGTCTTTTGGGCGGGGCCCCCCTGTTATCCATTTGCAGCAATGGCATTTATTTGGTCATCGAAGATGGAACATGTTGGCTTGTTTACGGTGCAATTCAATCCTGGCACTTTGTCCCGAGCAGTGAGTGGTAGCAGGATTTAACCTTAAACCTAACAACGCTCCCGTTGTTCCACGGTTGGTCCCAAAGTGGGTAGAGCATGCCGGCGCAGAGGCGCAGAGGCGTTGGACCagaggaagaaaaacaagaTAAAAAATTGGCACGTTGGGCGGTTGTGGATGACCGAGGTTCCCGAGTTCGGGAATGAGCTGCTCCCCACCAGGTGGAGAAAGACAGACTGATACGTCACGTGAAGGGTAGACAAGAGCCGTGGACGGAAATAGGAGAGCCTCGTTTTTGCAAGGATTAAGAGACAAGAGACAGGGTTATGACGGATAATTGGCCGTTGCTGGACTTGGCCGAGATGGGCAGAGGCAGAAACCCAATCACAGCCGAGTCCTCCGTGGCAAAGTGGACGGGTTCTAACCGCCATTGACGTGATTGGGGGAAATCCCTGGCCTTATGACCGGGGAGTGGGTTCAGTTCTGGAGACCTGCCTCGTTTagagaggagagaaacgGAGGAAAGACGCGTCCAGACCGTCATGCCCTACCTATAGTGGCCACCCATGACCAAGGcagggagagaaagagagagagagagagagagagagggagggaggctAGTCTAGGCcaggggagaaggagatgagAGCAAGTGAGAAAGTGTGTGATTGTGTGTGAgacggagaggagagagaggggtcCTGCTAGCTACTCTGGATTCACTCTCCCTCTTTTTCGCGCGCCCTTCCAgcccctttctctctctctctctctctctctctctctccctttctctctgtctcaCACaaatcacacacacacatacacacacacacaccaaagACTGTGGACTGGCTGACAAAACAGAGGGGGTGTAGAGCAACACGGGCTGAGGAGTTTACTTGCATTCCCGCTCGGTGCGTGCATGTGTGTTGGCTCGCCCCCCTTGCTCTCATGGTTTCCAGAACCCACACCACCGCTCCAGTCCAGTCAAGTTCCGtccctttttcccctttgCGCGGACAAATGGCTCAGACAAGAAGAGGTGAGcaaggcgaggcgaggcgcgGCCAGGCGACccagaagagagaggagccGAGTGGGCGCTTAGCTTACCCAGCCAACAGTTAGCTTAATTACCTCCTGGGTGTGCAGTAATACTTCCTGCTGGCGTTGCTTTGCTTTTTACCTAGAAG containing:
- a CDS encoding Putative major facilitator superfamily, MFS transporter superfamily — protein: MSANRSHFGEKIRVFFLGDEAKTKEERHLVQKIDFFILTYCCLSYFFNFLDRAAFANAYVAGLREALHMTGHDYNTVLSVTTAGMAIGQIPHGLIIQKIPPRIWLPSMVVVWACLTMVSAAVKTVTQLCVVRFFLGLTEASTYAGTIYIIGSWYKPREIAKRTAIFTASGQVGTMFAGVMMAAIYKGMGGLGGLGGWQWVFLVDGIITLPIAFFGFFYFPDIPESTKASYLSESEKKLAVSRLPPIKEGGHSISPLSLMKRLLLSRTFWILLFWSPVCATLEAWAVQNNFLIWLKYQSSHFTQSQINTYPLGVQAVGIVSNMLAAWHMDATGTRIPMAILAVVLQLVCAIVLIIPDIPFAGTFFAFYLSGTAYMVNPLIFGWASIILQRTGDDAVRSVTVYCMNIGSMTLYTFWGIVFYSADEAPYWRKGCIVMIVCCFVMLGYMWTVWKLDKQTLREFVQPSMQDAEARAAISEKEAGIEMTGSGDGRKNVASEKVDAI